The genomic region CCGGCTCCTGCTCGTCGGTGGCACGGCCCTGTTCGCCGTGCTGCTGCTGGCCTTCCACTACCCGGCCTCGATGGTCGGCGTACCCGGCGAGGCACGGACCAATTCGCATCCGCCGTCGCTGCTGGTCCTCGCGCTGGCCTCGGCACAGAGCGGTGCGGCGGTCCTGCTGCACGGCCGGATCGGCCGGGCGCTGCGCCGCCCCGCGCTGTGGGCGCCCGTGGTGGTCGTCAACCTGTCGGCGATGACGATCCTGTGCTGGCACCAGACGGCGATGCTGGCCGCCGCCGTCCCGGCCTCCTTCGCCGGCGCCGTGCCCGGGCTGACCACGGACCCGGACTCGATCGGCTGGATCCTGGCCCGGCTGGCGTGGATGCCCGTGTTCGCCGCCCTGCTCGTGCTGATCTCCCGGTACGCCCGCAGGTTCGAGGCACCCTGGGAGGCCGCGGGCCGTGGTGCGAACGCCCGGCGGGCAGCGGCCGGGCTGCTCGCGGCGGGCTTCGCGGTCTTCGCGCTCCGGCTGGCCTGAGGTCCGGAGCGGGGGGACACCGGCTCGCTACCCCCGCCCGTCGACCAGGCCGGACTCCCAGGCCCAGGCGGCTGTCTCCACGCGGTTGCGGGCGGACAGCTTGGTCTGCACGTTGGCGAGGTGCGTCTTCACCGTGCCCACGGAGATGGACAGTTCGGTGGCGATCTCGGCGTTGGTCAGTCCTCTGGCCACCAGGCGCACCAGGTCCTCCTCCCGTGCGGAGAGCGCGGTGTGCGGCTTCCGTGGGGCTGGCCCCGCGCTGTTGAGGCGCTTCAGCAGCCGTACGGTGATGGCGGGGCTCACCAGCGCCTCGCCGGAGGCGGCCGCCCTGATGGCCTCGACCAGCAGCGCGGGGCCGGAGTCCTTGATCAGGAACCCGGAGGCGCCTTCGCCCAGGGCGCGCTGGACGTACTCGTCGTCGTCGAACGTCGTGACCACGACGACCTTCGGCGGATCCACGGTGCCGGGGCGAGTCAGTCTGCGCAGCGCCTCCAGTCCGTCCATGCGGGGCATACGGATGTCCATCAGCACCACGTCGGGCCGGTGGCGCTGGGCGAGTTCCACGGCGTACACCCCGTCCGCGGCCTCCGCCACGACGTCGATGTCGTCCTCCGCGGCGAGGATCATCGCGAACCCGGCACGGACCATGGCCTGGTCGTCGGCGATCAGCACTCGGATCGTCATCAGGCGGCCACCCCCGCCGTGGACACCGGGAGCGTCGCCTCGACGGCCCAGCCGCCGCCCGTCACCGGGCCAGCCTGGACGCTTCCGCCGATCAGGCCCACCCGCTCGGCCAGGCCCTTCAGCCCGAAGCCGCCGTGGGAGTGGTGACGCGGCCGTCCGTCGTCGCCGACCCGCACGGTGACGTGGTCTCCCGTCCGCTCCACGCGCACCCGCACCTCGGTGCATCCGTGTGCGTGCTTACGTACGTTGGTGAGGGCCTCCATCACCACCCGGTGCGCGGTGGTGGTCACTTCGACCGGCAGGTCGTCGAAGGTCCCCTCCAGATCGAGCCGTGCCCGCGCTCCGCCGACGGCCGAGAACTCCTCGACCAGCGAACGCACTTCGCCGATGCCCGCCAGTGGTGTCAGCGCCACTTCCCCGTCGGCGTCGCGCAGCATCCCCACCATGTGCCGCATGGAGGACAGCGCCTCGGAGCCCGCCTGCTCGATCCGCCGCAGCGCGGGCGGCACCAGTTCGGGCCGCCGGTCAGCGATCGCGTGGGCTCCCTGCGCCTGTACGACGATGCCGGTCACGTGGTGGGCGACGAAGTCGTGCAGGTCCCTGGCGAACTCCGTCC from Streptomyces sp. QL37 harbors:
- a CDS encoding response regulator transcription factor, encoding MTIRVLIADDQAMVRAGFAMILAAEDDIDVVAEAADGVYAVELAQRHRPDVVLMDIRMPRMDGLEALRRLTRPGTVDPPKVVVVTTFDDDEYVQRALGEGASGFLIKDSGPALLVEAIRAAASGEALVSPAITVRLLKRLNSAGPAPRKPHTALSAREEDLVRLVARGLTNAEIATELSISVGTVKTHLANVQTKLSARNRVETAAWAWESGLVDGRG
- a CDS encoding histidine kinase; this translates as MLERLGAPTAARGKDHAQLLVAVRLLLLVGLAVLVALDWVGGDFYRIGGGSWLGPAKLAGALLAIALVVASSRLGSRALTAAGCTLAFVSLCLSVVLHLEMSIGAEALGYAEPAALVWLLLVVARRGKPSWAAVALPLLYLAIVLRPVSVQVKQSTTIFALIYALAALMALGIGLGMRLLLADRRRQAAALKLEQRTEFARDLHDFVAHHVTGIVVQAQGAHAIADRRPELVPPALRRIEQAGSEALSSMRHMVGMLRDADGEVALTPLAGIGEVRSLVEEFSAVGGARARLDLEGTFDDLPVEVTTTAHRVVMEALTNVRKHAHGCTEVRVRVERTGDHVTVRVGDDGRPRHHSHGGFGLKGLAERVGLIGGSVQAGPVTGGGWAVEATLPVSTAGVAA